From the genome of Desulfovibrio psychrotolerans, one region includes:
- a CDS encoding TetR/AcrR family transcriptional regulator: MKRDVILDTAARLFAERGFNNTPTSLLAKEAGVAEGTIFRHFRTKDDIFLTLINNVKNQLISDIEKYLEVRGPENALEKLESVIKSFYVFVKKNNMEFCLIFRDAPTRYGQRNDDVFLNIKEIYTYVTNYMKDAIDEGKAEGTIRADITSQEFADMLMSTMVGLVRAMHFGFIESSDDILKTVIESFSKLLTK; the protein is encoded by the coding sequence ATGAAACGCGATGTGATTCTCGACACCGCCGCCCGCCTGTTTGCGGAGCGGGGTTTCAACAACACCCCCACCAGCCTGCTGGCAAAAGAGGCCGGAGTTGCAGAAGGCACCATATTCCGCCACTTCCGCACCAAGGACGATATTTTTCTCACGCTCATCAACAACGTGAAGAACCAGCTTATCAGCGATATCGAAAAGTATCTTGAAGTACGCGGACCGGAAAACGCGCTGGAAAAGCTGGAATCCGTCATCAAGTCCTTCTATGTGTTCGTCAAAAAGAACAACATGGAGTTCTGCCTTATCTTCCGCGATGCCCCTACGCGGTACGGGCAACGCAATGATGATGTTTTTCTGAACATCAAAGAGATATACACGTACGTCACAAACTATATGAAAGACGCCATAGACGAGGGGAAAGCGGAAGGCACCATACGGGCCGATATCACCTCGCAGGAATTCGCCGACATGCTCATGAGCACCATGGTCGGTCTTGTCCGCGCTATGCACTTCGGATTCATCGAATCCTCTGATGACATTTTGAAAACTGTCATCGAAAGCTTCTCAAAACTGCTCACCAAGTAA
- a CDS encoding ATP-binding protein, translated as MTDLYPCRRLALILFLLLFPWNQQAQATVASQPVALSTVQDSLRLIPHLDALSDPKGLFTPEQVTSAAFIRSFAPLALRDVNANSGATWLRVRLEADKGGRLAQEGLYPVMDMGGAQPGPVTLFVPQYDDDAAAWPTGWKEFSSDGSKLLPLPAPQSGSIVCYIRIPGPPTPWFHPTLHMRKAAEPVREEPFMRTTVVQGVMAGLILLNFLLMAMGRGESRFWLALYGALGLIHSIAGPAPAPAGGLPFSAAWSILTPGLALVLLPHVGRHILGTWKNSPGNDEIFRALSLLGALLVVLPLIPGCGSLVRLLPLWPLLALLAAFPAISCSLQPVPGAKRFLLACLITASGAVLSLLPADSPDQARLASLLPLCGVAAGLLLLTPLVGIPRVRESGKPLPLFAAPAFSELDDLPPVLQGIPATAATPQSAPASAAAAKAPALLGQSTPKQAMPAAVVPNVLTTPTKPSKHVPPSNSNGSSVTTDTTVPAARPMRAAQNAHTAQPSAPAASPGREQLRQEAIRELLARVSHDLRTPLNTILHVAENLTLSALNHTGHEQLRTLQAAAGNLSTLVNDLLDLNRADKGRLRLRHKPFDLQRLLIETHDIILPQAEQKGLSLIWYMAPHLGIRYSGDADRLMQILLNILGNAIRFSDKGTVSIRVTRVPDSANPGHLLFRIRDNGISIPLQNQYDVLGEFCLDPGTGTGRYGATGLGLPIARDLIGLMGGCICLDSRPNQGTEVSFSVRLSPLPGDMVAPAPGRLMSAVNEEDEAHPFAKPPKQFENHLLVADDVASNRQLVRFFLEGLPLVMIEARTGEEAAALYTAHPCGVVMVDADMPGMGGPRTVKAIREFESRNGLDAVPILALTSRPEESGSMHEAGCTATLPKPISRTRLLEMLTRLVPPHILRRTAQASAAHDAETETETGNAAPQSAEHHIQPSPSHATQPERTRSGSAYAPGHPHTPGPVHPHTHDSSARGVAHTAGQQMPYSAFGGNGASETPVSSETSGTSETQEAAAARFNPPSYAPPLLLNTSASPEQQGAPMIQASEAAIPPAASAPAPTPEGTSPAALVPNLDTSLIPLIPGLLESIASALNDAHRHASAANTFGVQEATGRIGGSAASFGLRALERMARCVERAATADDLEAVTTLLPDLENMVSRNSRALADIHRMHQTMTKH; from the coding sequence ATGACCGACCTTTACCCCTGCCGCAGGCTTGCCCTGATCCTCTTCCTGCTCCTGTTCCCATGGAATCAGCAGGCGCAGGCAACCGTTGCCAGCCAGCCGGTAGCCCTGTCTACCGTTCAGGATTCGTTGCGCCTCATTCCGCATCTGGATGCCCTCTCAGACCCCAAGGGGCTGTTCACTCCTGAGCAGGTAACTTCCGCAGCCTTCATCCGCAGTTTCGCCCCGCTCGCCCTGCGCGATGTAAACGCCAACTCCGGTGCCACATGGCTTCGCGTAAGGCTGGAGGCGGACAAAGGCGGAAGACTGGCGCAGGAAGGCCTGTACCCTGTCATGGATATGGGCGGCGCGCAGCCCGGCCCAGTAACGCTCTTTGTTCCTCAATACGATGACGACGCAGCCGCATGGCCCACGGGCTGGAAGGAGTTCTCCTCAGACGGTTCAAAACTGCTGCCGCTTCCCGCTCCGCAGTCCGGCTCTATAGTTTGCTACATTCGCATACCCGGCCCGCCCACACCGTGGTTCCACCCCACCCTGCACATGCGCAAGGCAGCCGAACCTGTACGGGAAGAACCGTTTATGCGAACCACCGTGGTGCAGGGCGTCATGGCGGGACTCATTCTGCTCAATTTTCTTCTCATGGCCATGGGCCGGGGCGAAAGCCGCTTCTGGCTGGCCCTGTACGGCGCGCTCGGGCTTATCCATTCCATAGCGGGCCCCGCTCCCGCCCCCGCCGGAGGCCTGCCCTTTTCCGCCGCGTGGTCCATCCTTACCCCCGGTCTTGCGCTTGTTCTGCTCCCCCACGTGGGAAGGCACATACTCGGCACATGGAAAAACAGCCCCGGCAATGACGAAATCTTCCGTGCCCTCTCCCTGCTGGGGGCGCTGCTTGTGGTTCTTCCGCTCATTCCCGGATGCGGCAGCCTTGTGCGCCTGCTCCCCCTGTGGCCGCTTCTCGCTCTCCTCGCGGCTTTTCCCGCTATTTCATGCAGCCTGCAACCCGTTCCGGGAGCCAAGCGATTCCTCCTTGCCTGCCTCATTACTGCATCGGGAGCCGTGCTTTCGCTGCTGCCCGCAGATTCACCGGATCAGGCGCGTCTGGCGTCGCTGCTGCCCCTGTGCGGAGTCGCTGCCGGACTGCTCCTGCTCACGCCGCTGGTGGGCATTCCCCGGGTAAGGGAGTCGGGCAAGCCCCTCCCCCTCTTTGCTGCACCTGCATTTTCAGAGCTTGACGATCTGCCGCCTGTGTTGCAGGGCATTCCCGCCACAGCCGCCACCCCCCAATCCGCGCCTGCTTCGGCTGCAGCGGCAAAAGCTCCTGCCCTCCTTGGCCAGAGCACTCCTAAGCAGGCTATGCCCGCCGCTGTTGTTCCCAACGTTCTGACAACTCCGACCAAGCCGAGTAAGCACGTGCCCCCCTCCAACTCAAACGGCTCAAGCGTCACGACCGATACAACCGTTCCCGCCGCCCGGCCCATGCGTGCAGCGCAGAACGCGCACACCGCGCAGCCTTCTGCCCCCGCTGCGTCACCCGGCCGGGAGCAGTTGCGGCAGGAGGCCATTCGGGAACTGCTTGCCCGTGTAAGCCACGACCTGCGCACCCCGCTGAACACCATCCTGCATGTTGCAGAAAACCTCACCCTCTCCGCACTGAACCACACCGGGCATGAACAGCTCCGTACGTTGCAGGCGGCAGCGGGCAATCTTTCCACGCTGGTCAACGACCTGCTGGACCTGAACCGTGCGGACAAAGGCCGCCTGCGGCTGCGCCACAAGCCTTTTGACCTGCAACGTCTGCTCATAGAAACCCATGACATCATCCTCCCGCAGGCAGAGCAGAAAGGGCTGAGTCTTATATGGTATATGGCCCCGCATCTGGGCATCCGCTACAGCGGCGATGCCGACCGGCTGATGCAGATTCTTCTGAACATCCTCGGCAACGCCATACGGTTTTCCGACAAAGGCACCGTCTCCATCCGTGTTACGCGGGTGCCGGATAGCGCGAACCCCGGGCATCTGCTGTTCCGCATACGGGACAACGGCATCAGTATTCCCCTGCAGAACCAGTACGACGTGCTCGGGGAATTCTGCCTCGATCCCGGCACGGGAACGGGGCGCTATGGTGCCACCGGACTGGGCCTGCCCATTGCCCGCGACCTTATCGGGCTCATGGGGGGCTGCATCTGTCTGGACTCCCGCCCCAATCAGGGCACGGAAGTATCCTTCTCTGTCCGGCTTTCGCCGCTGCCCGGCGACATGGTCGCCCCTGCCCCCGGCAGGCTTATGTCCGCTGTGAATGAAGAGGACGAAGCGCATCCCTTTGCCAAGCCTCCGAAACAGTTTGAAAATCATCTCCTCGTTGCGGACGATGTAGCCAGCAACCGCCAGCTTGTCCGCTTCTTTCTGGAAGGACTGCCGCTGGTCATGATAGAGGCGCGAACCGGTGAAGAGGCCGCAGCCCTGTATACCGCGCACCCCTGCGGCGTCGTTATGGTCGATGCCGACATGCCCGGCATGGGCGGCCCCCGCACGGTAAAGGCCATACGCGAATTCGAATCACGCAACGGACTCGACGCCGTGCCCATTCTGGCACTCACCTCCCGTCCGGAAGAGAGCGGCTCCATGCATGAGGCGGGCTGCACCGCCACGCTTCCCAAGCCCATTTCGCGCACACGGCTGCTGGAAATGCTCACGCGTCTTGTTCCGCCGCACATCCTGCGCCGCACGGCACAAGCTTCTGCAGCGCACGACGCGGAGACGGAGACGGAGACCGGAAACGCCGCCCCGCAATCCGCAGAACATCACATCCAGCCCTCTCCTTCCCATGCCACGCAGCCGGAACGCACCCGCTCCGGAAGCGCATACGCCCCCGGCCACCCGCACACCCCCGGCCCGGTGCATCCTCATACGCACGACAGCAGTGCACGCGGCGTTGCCCATACGGCCGGGCAGCAGATGCCGTATTCCGCCTTTGGTGGCAACGGAGCGTCAGAAACGCCCGTGTCATCGGAAACATCGGGAACATCGGAAACACAGGAAGCCGCAGCGGCCCGATTCAACCCGCCTTCTTATGCGCCCCCCCTCCTGCTCAACACTTCTGCCTCGCCAGAACAGCAAGGCGCACCAATGATACAGGCGTCTGAAGCAGCCATCCCCCCTGCCGCTTCTGCTCCCGCGCCCACTCCAGAAGGCACATCCCCCGCAGCTCTGGTGCCCAATCTGGATACCAGCCTCATTCCGCTGATACCGGGCCTGCTGGAGAGCATCGCCTCGGCCCTGAACGATGCGCACAGACACGCCTCTGCCGCCAACACATTCGGCGTGCAGGAGGCCACGGGCAGAATAGGCGGTTCAGCCGCCAGTTTCGGCCTGCGTGCCCTTGAACGCATGGCCCGCTGCGTAGAACGTGCCGCAACAGCGGACGATCTGGAAGCGGTTACCACTCTGCTGCCCGATCTGGAAAACATGGTCAGCCGGAACAGCCGGGCACTGGCAGACATCCACCGCATGCACCAGACTATGACGAAGCACTGA